The Planctomycetota bacterium genome window below encodes:
- a CDS encoding flagellar basal body P-ring protein FlgI, with translation MKIHQQIIAAVAVAWLGLAASPAFATTRLKDICRVKGQESNTLHGLGIVVGLPGTGDGGTFLPTIRSLATAMDLMKNPIGKSGAAELKESRNVALVTVTATIPPGGARQGDELDCVVSSIGAAKSLAGGELFLTAMQGPQVDSERVFAFAQGQLHVDDPKMATRAKVHRGCRLEEDFINVFAKDNKITLVLDEHHADFEVAQEVADVINSQLSIQSNDGPLARAQTAVNVEVRVPAQYQSEPVAFISQVLALTIQEPQTEARVVVNEKTGSIVIGADVTMGAVVVTHKNVVVETGDNLPANRFVPIDTERGQTTKLKALVEALNALKVPQPDVIDIIKSLERNGKLHGKLIVE, from the coding sequence ATGAAGATTCATCAACAAATCATCGCCGCGGTTGCCGTCGCCTGGCTCGGGCTCGCTGCCTCGCCAGCTTTCGCGACCACGCGGCTCAAAGACATCTGCCGGGTCAAGGGTCAGGAATCCAACACCTTGCACGGTCTGGGCATTGTCGTGGGGTTGCCGGGGACTGGGGACGGCGGCACGTTCTTGCCGACGATTCGCAGTCTGGCCACCGCAATGGACCTGATGAAGAACCCCATTGGCAAGTCGGGCGCGGCCGAATTGAAAGAATCGCGGAACGTCGCGTTGGTGACGGTCACCGCCACGATTCCCCCCGGCGGCGCTCGCCAGGGTGACGAGTTGGACTGCGTCGTCAGCTCGATCGGCGCGGCCAAGAGTCTGGCTGGCGGCGAGTTGTTCCTGACCGCCATGCAAGGTCCGCAGGTCGACAGCGAGCGCGTCTTTGCCTTCGCCCAAGGCCAACTGCACGTCGACGATCCCAAAATGGCCACGCGAGCCAAGGTGCATCGCGGGTGCCGCTTGGAAGAAGATTTCATCAACGTCTTCGCCAAGGACAACAAGATCACGCTGGTGCTCGACGAACATCACGCCGATTTTGAAGTGGCCCAGGAAGTCGCCGACGTCATCAACAGCCAGCTCAGCATTCAGAGCAACGACGGCCCGTTGGCCCGGGCACAGACGGCGGTCAACGTCGAAGTGCGAGTGCCGGCTCAGTATCAATCGGAACCGGTGGCGTTCATTAGCCAGGTGCTGGCCCTGACGATCCAGGAACCCCAGACCGAGGCCCGCGTCGTCGTCAATGAAAAGACCGGCAGCATCGTGATCGGCGCCGACGTGACCATGGGGGCGGTCGTCGTCACCCACAAGAACGTGGTCGTCGAAACCGGCGACAACCTGCCGGCCAATCGCTTTGTGCCGATCGACACCGAACGGGGCCAGACCACCAAGCTCAAGGCCCTGGTCGAGGCGCTCAACGCCTTGAAGGTGCCGCAACCCGACGTGATTGACATCATCAAGAGCCTGGAACGGAACGGCAAGCTGCACGGCAAACTGATCGTTGAGTAA
- the flgA gene encoding flagellar basal body P-ring formation protein FlgA produces the protein MKQLHNILARCVVLLTALVIGAAVVTPADAAELVLRGSIKTTDVLVHLGDVADIYTDDAQLLHALRGVELFPAPQPGAKRQLRIRELQDLLVQRGVNMLEHRLAGASQIEIINATVDEASQAVAPPNPAQLRRANDAVRAAVAGYLNGRAGHEEQWNLELNLTGDQGNVVLAANTQVQISGGKAPWLGAQKMTVAPRSPNASTFEIEVRVSLPPAVVMLNKALPRGGVIRSGDVTLERGVKFDSKGAAPFTRLEDVIGMETTQVLAAGQYLDADDVRAPIVIRRGDVVTVYVRSAGLLVRTTGRAREDASQGDLISIESLLNRQTFFARCTGIQEVEVFAHAAGGGMAPAGAVAAAQGEGGSR, from the coding sequence ATGAAGCAACTCCACAACATTCTCGCTCGTTGCGTCGTGCTGCTGACCGCCTTGGTCATCGGCGCCGCGGTCGTCACACCGGCCGACGCTGCCGAGTTGGTTCTGCGCGGCTCGATCAAAACCACCGACGTGCTGGTCCACCTGGGGGACGTGGCCGACATTTACACCGACGATGCGCAACTGCTGCACGCCCTGCGCGGCGTCGAGCTGTTCCCGGCGCCGCAACCTGGCGCCAAGCGGCAACTGCGGATTCGCGAGTTGCAAGACCTGCTGGTGCAGCGCGGCGTGAACATGCTCGAGCACCGTCTGGCCGGCGCTAGCCAAATTGAAATCATCAACGCCACCGTCGATGAAGCGTCCCAGGCCGTTGCCCCGCCCAATCCGGCGCAACTCCGCCGCGCGAACGATGCCGTCCGCGCAGCCGTGGCGGGCTACCTAAATGGCCGGGCCGGGCATGAAGAACAATGGAACTTGGAACTGAACCTGACCGGCGACCAGGGCAATGTGGTGCTGGCGGCCAACACGCAAGTGCAAATCAGCGGTGGCAAGGCCCCGTGGCTGGGCGCCCAGAAAATGACTGTCGCGCCGCGCAGCCCGAATGCCTCGACGTTTGAAATCGAAGTTCGCGTGTCGCTGCCGCCAGCGGTGGTAATGTTGAACAAAGCCTTGCCTCGCGGGGGAGTGATTCGCTCAGGCGATGTGACCCTGGAACGAGGCGTGAAGTTTGACTCCAAAGGGGCCGCGCCGTTCACGCGATTGGAAGACGTGATCGGCATGGAAACCACTCAAGTGCTGGCCGCCGGTCAGTACCTCGACGCCGACGACGTGCGAGCGCCGATCGTGATTCGCCGCGGCGACGTGGTGACGGTTTATGTGCGGAGCGCTGGCCTCTTGGTGCGAACGACGGGCCGGGCCCGCGAGGACGCCAGCCAGGGGGACTTGATTTCGATCGAGTCGCTGCTGAATCGCCAGACGTTCTTTGCCCGCTGCACGGGGATTCAAGAAGTCGAAGTGTTCGCCCACGCGGCCGGCGGAGGCATGGCCCCGGCCGGCGCAGTGGCGGCGGCCCAGGGTGAGGGAGGTTCACGATGA
- a CDS encoding rod-binding protein, translating to MNISSIMSNPSMPAASVAPRAAKQPELREAFDNFVGETFFSQMLSSMRTSVGKPAYFHGGRAEEIFQGQLDQILSQEFTKADGHSLTGDMFQLFNAPRR from the coding sequence ATGAACATCAGCTCGATCATGTCGAACCCATCGATGCCAGCGGCCAGCGTGGCCCCGCGGGCCGCCAAGCAGCCCGAGTTGCGCGAGGCGTTCGACAACTTTGTCGGCGAAACATTCTTCAGCCAGATGCTGTCGTCGATGCGGACCTCGGTGGGCAAGCCGGCCTACTTTCACGGCGGCCGCGCCGAGGAGATTTTCCAGGGGCAGCTCGACCAGATCTTGTCCCAAGAATTCACCAAGGCCGATGGCCATTCGCTGACCGGCGACATGTTCCAACTGTTCAACGCGCCGCGGCGATAA
- a CDS encoding flagellar basal body L-ring protein FlgH, producing the protein MKRRLIACATVGCLAWCVESKVFAQSSSLYGAPEARAPLSLEGNSWTYLKVDAPREMQLNDIITVIVSENSQVLAEGAVQRRAQNNADLNLQNWIGLDGFGIFGTTPANDPRVRGQVNSQYRTTMSMDTKESVKFTIAARVVDVRPNGTLVIEAHDRYQSNHEVWEQSLSGIIRREDILPNNTVMSEDINELSIYKREKGHVRDAYRRGWLLKILDQVKPF; encoded by the coding sequence ATGAAACGACGTTTGATCGCCTGTGCCACGGTCGGCTGTCTGGCCTGGTGCGTGGAAAGCAAAGTGTTCGCCCAAAGCAGCAGCTTGTACGGAGCGCCCGAGGCTCGCGCGCCGCTGTCGCTGGAAGGGAACTCCTGGACCTACTTGAAGGTCGACGCGCCGCGCGAAATGCAACTGAACGACATCATTACCGTCATCGTTAGCGAAAACTCGCAAGTGTTGGCCGAAGGAGCGGTGCAACGTCGAGCCCAAAACAACGCCGACTTGAATCTGCAAAACTGGATCGGGCTCGACGGCTTCGGCATCTTTGGCACCACGCCAGCCAATGACCCGCGCGTCCGCGGCCAGGTAAACAGCCAATACCGGACCACGATGTCGATGGACACCAAGGAATCGGTCAAGTTCACCATCGCGGCCCGCGTGGTCGACGTGCGTCCGAACGGCACGTTGGTGATCGAGGCTCACGATCGGTACCAAAGCAACCACGAAGTCTGGGAGCAATCGTTGTCGGGCATCATCCGCCGCGAAGACATCCTGCCCAACAACACCGTGATGAGCGAAGACATCAACGAGTTGAGCATTTACAAGCGCGAGAAAGGGCACGTCCGCGACGCTTATCGCCGCGGCTGGCTGCTGAAGATTCTGGACCAGGTCAAGCCGTTCTAG
- the hemC gene encoding hydroxymethylbilane synthase — translation MALKIGTRGSPLARWQSDWVADQLRAAGHEVELVVIATRGDKAQAGPISAIAGGDGVFTKELQRALLDHEIDLAVHSLKDLPTAPVAGLALMAVPPRASSCDALLSRESLPFDQLPQGATIGTGSLRRRAQLLNARPDLKMADLRGNIDTRLRKLREGQYDAICLAEAGLDRLRLAEHVTQVFPRSLMLPAVGQGALGVEGRGDDEATRRAVSTLDDLVTHAAVLAERSMLATLCGGCLAPIGAWGRVSGDQLKLDGVVLSADGRRRLYAAGQADTSDPKKLGKQVAEQLLAQGAAELIEQCRAS, via the coding sequence ATGGCATTGAAAATTGGCACGCGCGGCAGCCCTTTGGCCCGCTGGCAATCCGACTGGGTCGCCGATCAACTTCGCGCCGCCGGGCACGAGGTCGAGTTGGTGGTCATCGCCACTCGCGGCGACAAGGCGCAAGCCGGCCCCATCTCGGCCATTGCCGGCGGCGACGGAGTGTTTACCAAGGAATTGCAACGGGCCTTGCTCGACCACGAAATCGACCTGGCGGTCCACAGCCTCAAGGATTTGCCAACCGCGCCGGTCGCGGGCCTGGCCCTGATGGCCGTGCCACCGCGGGCGTCATCTTGCGATGCCTTGCTATCGCGGGAAAGTTTGCCCTTCGATCAGTTGCCACAAGGAGCGACCATCGGCACCGGCAGCCTGCGTCGCCGGGCGCAACTGTTGAACGCTCGGCCCGATTTGAAAATGGCTGACCTGCGCGGCAACATCGACACGCGGCTTCGCAAGTTGCGCGAGGGGCAATACGACGCTATCTGCCTGGCCGAAGCGGGGCTTGATCGGCTGAGACTGGCGGAACATGTCACGCAAGTCTTCCCGCGCAGCTTGATGCTCCCCGCCGTCGGGCAAGGGGCGCTGGGCGTCGAAGGTCGCGGCGACGACGAAGCGACGCGACGCGCGGTCTCGACGCTCGACGACCTGGTGACCCATGCCGCCGTGCTAGCGGAACGAAGCATGCTGGCCACGTTGTGCGGCGGCTGTTTGGCGCCAATTGGAGCCTGGGGACGTGTCAGCGGCGATCAACTGAAACTCGACGGGGTCGTGCTATCGGCCGACGGGCGCAGACGACTGTATGCCGCTGGGCAGGCCGACACGTCCGATCCCAAGAAGCTCGGTAAGCAGGTGGCCGAGCAACTACTGGCCCAAGGCGCGGCTGAGCTGATCGAGCAATGCCGAGCGAGTTGA
- a CDS encoding ComF family protein, with protein MSALVDRTISAGSLMNFLTGTWSRARAATRRAMSGGIDLVFPPECALCQAPFEAARSPMLCGDCLVSLLGRAVPRCGRCGAQTAIATPVELGCGKCQRPLLHFDGAVVLGSYEAALRDAVLRCKGKHHQLLARALGELLAEQQLAEFSYWRLGAVVPIPMHWRRRLVRGANSPDSLAEAVSRRLGTRCIVHGVSRRRATLPQSRVNADQRRKNVQGAFRASASYDWRGARVLLVDDILTTGHTCNEVGRVLRDAGAEAIFVAIMARAQGNV; from the coding sequence ATGTCAGCCCTGGTGGACCGCACGATCTCGGCCGGCTCGCTGATGAACTTCTTGACCGGCACCTGGTCGCGGGCACGCGCGGCCACGCGGCGCGCGATGAGTGGCGGTATCGATCTGGTATTTCCGCCTGAATGCGCGTTATGCCAAGCGCCGTTCGAGGCGGCTCGGTCGCCGATGTTGTGCGGCGACTGCCTGGTTTCGCTTCTGGGACGCGCGGTGCCGCGGTGTGGTCGCTGTGGCGCGCAAACGGCGATCGCCACGCCCGTCGAACTGGGGTGTGGCAAATGCCAGCGGCCGCTGTTGCACTTTGACGGAGCGGTGGTCCTGGGGAGCTACGAAGCGGCGCTGCGCGATGCTGTCCTGCGTTGCAAAGGGAAACACCACCAGTTGCTGGCCCGGGCGCTCGGCGAGCTGCTGGCCGAGCAACAGTTGGCCGAGTTTTCGTATTGGCGACTCGGCGCGGTCGTGCCGATCCCCATGCACTGGCGACGTCGGCTGGTGCGCGGCGCGAATAGCCCTGACTCCTTGGCCGAAGCGGTCTCGCGCCGGCTCGGCACGCGGTGTATCGTCCACGGCGTATCGCGCCGGCGGGCCACGCTGCCTCAGTCGCGCGTCAACGCCGACCAGCGGCGTAAGAATGTCCAAGGAGCCTTTCGCGCGAGCGCGTCGTACGATTGGCGCGGCGCGCGGGTGCTATTGGTCGATGACATTCTGACCACCGGGCACACCTGCAACGAAGTGGGCCGCGTGCTGCGCGACGCCGGCGCCGAGGCGATCTTCGTCGCGATCATGGCTCGCGCGCAGGGAAACGTCTAA
- a CDS encoding flagellar hook basal-body protein, with protein MPYGLYISAEGAQAQSTRLEVLSNNIANASTPGFKRTLAIFQARYAEETQRGQDVPGSRSINDMGGGVIGFETSTDYSTGPLKETGQLNDLAIPGEGFFMVRRGEQDLLTRAGNFRINPEGFLQTPEGDLLLASDTRPMFVNPNGPPYSFNQRGELTQDGVTTQLAIVRPNSLGDLAKMGDNLFRPLAPVEPVPVEDRNVLTGHLELSTVRPAEEMMELIEASRVFEANTNMVRFQDQMMGSLLDRLMKVS; from the coding sequence ATGCCCTACGGGTTGTACATCTCGGCCGAAGGCGCCCAGGCGCAAAGCACGCGGCTCGAAGTGTTGAGCAATAACATTGCCAACGCCTCGACGCCCGGCTTCAAGCGCACGCTAGCGATCTTCCAGGCGCGCTACGCCGAGGAGACGCAACGGGGCCAGGACGTGCCCGGCTCGCGCTCGATCAACGACATGGGCGGCGGCGTGATCGGCTTTGAGACCAGCACCGACTACTCGACTGGGCCGCTGAAAGAGACTGGTCAGTTAAACGATCTGGCCATTCCTGGCGAGGGCTTCTTCATGGTCCGCCGCGGCGAACAGGATCTGCTGACGCGAGCCGGTAACTTCAGAATCAATCCCGAGGGCTTTTTGCAAACGCCCGAGGGGGACTTGCTGCTGGCGTCGGACACGCGGCCCATGTTCGTCAATCCGAATGGTCCGCCGTATTCGTTCAATCAGCGGGGCGAATTGACGCAAGACGGCGTCACGACCCAATTGGCGATCGTTCGTCCCAATTCGCTGGGCGATCTGGCCAAGATGGGCGACAACTTGTTCCGACCACTGGCGCCGGTCGAGCCCGTGCCCGTCGAGGATCGAAACGTCCTGACGGGTCACTTGGAACTGTCCACGGTGCGGCCGGCCGAGGAAATGATGGAACTGATTGAAGCCTCGCGCGTGTTCGAGGCCAATACGAACATGGTCCGTTTTCAAGATCAGATGATGGGCAGCTTGCTCGATCGGTTGATGAAAGTCAGCTAA
- the flgN gene encoding flagellar export chaperone FlgN — MNDSWEPELVELLNNLSSTQDELFAALTRKRDCLAQSDLAGLAEVQAVEQSLIERLQRCHEQRQQLLARASRQGLPSDSIRTLVTAAPGIDRQQLSQRVAETTQRTRLLHQQNLANWVVAQRTLIHLSQLLEIIATRGRMRPTYEKGDVAGDQGALVDQAA; from the coding sequence ATGAACGACTCCTGGGAACCGGAACTGGTCGAACTGCTCAACAATCTGTCGTCGACTCAGGACGAGTTGTTCGCGGCGCTGACGCGCAAGCGCGATTGTCTGGCCCAGAGCGATCTGGCCGGGCTGGCCGAGGTGCAAGCCGTGGAACAGTCGCTGATCGAGCGATTGCAGCGCTGCCACGAACAGCGCCAGCAACTACTGGCACGCGCCTCGCGCCAAGGATTGCCGAGCGACAGCATCCGCACGCTGGTGACAGCAGCGCCAGGCATCGACCGCCAGCAGCTATCGCAGCGCGTCGCCGAAACGACTCAGCGGACACGCTTGCTACACCAGCAGAATCTGGCCAACTGGGTGGTAGCACAGCGGACGCTGATACATCTGTCACAATTGCTAGAAATTATCGCGACCCGAGGTCGCATGCGGCCGACGTATGAAAAAGGAGACGTCGCGGGCGATCAAGGCGCATTGGTCGACCAGGCCGCCTAG
- the flgG gene encoding flagellar basal-body rod protein FlgG, with translation MSVQTLYTAATGMRALETKLDVIANNLANVNTTSYKRDRCNFEDLFYKEIKLPGTIDAQQNYTPVGIQVGLGTRVQGIQTDYSQGAFSTTNNPTDVAINGPGFFVVVDPASGQQVFTRAGNFSVNSQNQMVIGSAQTGRQLFPAIQLPQDWMNMTIGPDGTVQVQQANNTQFTTAGQIQLARFFNPQGLLKNGENLYSDTLSSGPAQIATPGTIGLGSLVQNTLELSNVDPVNELVDLITTQRSFELNSQVVQAGDQMLQLISNLRRF, from the coding sequence ATGAGCGTACAAACACTGTACACCGCCGCGACGGGCATGCGGGCGCTGGAAACCAAATTGGACGTGATCGCCAACAATCTGGCCAACGTCAACACCACGTCCTACAAGCGTGATCGCTGCAACTTTGAAGACTTGTTCTACAAAGAGATCAAGTTGCCTGGCACGATCGACGCCCAGCAGAACTACACCCCCGTCGGCATCCAAGTGGGCCTGGGCACACGCGTGCAGGGGATTCAGACCGACTACAGCCAAGGCGCATTCTCGACCACCAACAATCCGACGGACGTGGCCATTAACGGCCCCGGCTTTTTCGTCGTGGTTGATCCGGCTTCGGGGCAACAGGTCTTTACTCGAGCCGGCAACTTCTCGGTCAACTCGCAGAATCAGATGGTGATCGGCTCGGCCCAAACCGGCCGGCAGTTGTTCCCCGCCATTCAGTTGCCCCAGGACTGGATGAATATGACCATCGGTCCCGATGGCACCGTCCAGGTGCAACAAGCCAACAACACGCAATTCACCACGGCCGGCCAGATTCAGTTGGCCCGTTTTTTCAACCCGCAAGGCTTGCTGAAGAACGGCGAGAACCTGTACTCGGACACGTTGTCGAGCGGGCCGGCGCAGATCGCCACGCCCGGCACCATTGGCCTGGGCTCGCTGGTGCAGAACACGTTGGAATTGTCGAACGTCGACCCGGTGAACGAACTGGTCGACCTGATCACCACGCAGCGGTCGTTCGAGTTGAACTCCCAAGTCGTGCAAGCCGGCGACCAGATGTTGCAGCTGATCAGCAATTTGCGCCGATTCTAA
- the mutS gene encoding DNA mismatch repair protein MutS, translated as MNVSPMMQQYFDAKAACPDALLLFRMGDFYELFHDDAKAASQLLGLTLTSRDKGENPVPMAGFPYHQLDGYLAKIVSSGLRAAICEQVEDPRQAKGIVKREVTRIVTPGTVTDDALLDPCQSNYLAALVPTGPSDGDTVGLAWVELSTGQFYAAQFAAARLPDELARITPVECLLPDEVTMPPAVFTSMLHTRRPVWAFGERSSRELLAKHFGSHAVEGFGFGEADGPSLRAAGALLEYLTETQKSSLAHIDRLVPYRTGATLEIDEATRRSLEVSRTLRDGRRDGSVLGVLDRTATALGARLLAEWLVNPLTDVVAIDQRLDAVEEFRSGATWCEDVRELLRGVHDLERLLARVTTCRATPRDLGGVVRTLRLLPALKAKLTARRSALLNGLEARLDLCEDLRAKLDKALVDECPLVSNEGGIIQPGYHTELDNLRDLASGGKQWIAQYQTDEAARTGIPSLKVGFNSVFGYFLEVTHTHRDKVPAHYHRKQTVKNAERYITPELKEYEERVLKADEQARGLEQSLFFELRNEVASAARRLRATADVLAHVDVLAGLAQLARERNYCRPKLVEESVLELVGSRHPVLDALRPDGTIVPNDIRADAEHGTMLLITGPNMAGKSTYIRQAALLVLMAQIGSFVPAESATVGIADRIFARVGASDELARGQSTFMVEMIETSRILNTATPRSLVILDEIGRGTSTYDGVSLAWAIVEYLHDQIGCRTLFATHYHELTDLQTTLPRLRNLNVAVREWKDELVFLHKIVEGAADKSYGIHVARLAGVPREVLTRARKILGQLEQDHLDEQGRPKWTKAKPAAGGQMQLTLFGPPEHPVADELAQLDVDQLTPLAALTLMAEWKRRFDRTGNEEASPHPR; from the coding sequence ATGAACGTCAGCCCCATGATGCAGCAGTATTTCGACGCCAAGGCCGCCTGTCCCGACGCGCTGCTGCTGTTCCGGATGGGGGACTTTTACGAGCTGTTTCACGACGACGCGAAAGCGGCGTCGCAGCTCTTGGGCCTTACGCTGACCAGCCGCGACAAAGGGGAAAACCCGGTCCCCATGGCCGGCTTTCCCTATCATCAGCTCGACGGTTACCTGGCCAAGATTGTGTCGTCGGGCCTGCGTGCCGCCATCTGTGAACAGGTCGAAGACCCGCGCCAGGCCAAAGGAATCGTCAAGCGCGAAGTGACTCGAATCGTCACCCCCGGCACGGTCACCGACGACGCGCTGTTGGACCCGTGCCAGAGCAACTACCTGGCCGCCTTGGTGCCGACCGGCCCCAGCGACGGCGACACGGTCGGACTCGCTTGGGTCGAGCTATCGACCGGCCAGTTTTATGCCGCCCAGTTCGCCGCCGCGCGCTTGCCCGACGAGCTGGCCCGTATTACGCCGGTCGAGTGCCTCTTGCCCGACGAGGTGACGATGCCGCCGGCGGTGTTCACCTCGATGCTGCATACGCGCCGCCCGGTCTGGGCGTTTGGCGAGCGCTCGTCCCGCGAACTGCTGGCCAAGCATTTCGGCAGCCACGCGGTCGAAGGGTTTGGCTTCGGCGAGGCCGACGGCCCGAGCTTGCGCGCGGCCGGCGCGCTGCTCGAATACCTGACCGAGACGCAAAAAAGTTCGCTCGCCCACATCGATCGACTGGTCCCCTACCGCACCGGGGCGACGCTAGAAATCGACGAAGCGACCCGCCGCAGTTTGGAAGTCAGCCGAACCTTGCGCGACGGGCGGCGCGACGGCTCGGTGCTGGGTGTACTCGACCGAACGGCAACGGCCCTCGGCGCGCGATTGCTCGCCGAATGGTTGGTGAACCCGCTGACCGATGTAGTGGCGATCGACCAGCGCTTGGACGCCGTCGAAGAGTTCCGTTCTGGCGCAACTTGGTGCGAGGATGTGCGCGAGCTGTTGCGCGGGGTGCATGACCTGGAACGCTTGCTCGCCCGTGTGACGACCTGCCGGGCGACGCCGCGCGACTTGGGGGGCGTGGTCCGCACGTTGCGATTGTTGCCCGCCTTGAAGGCCAAGTTGACCGCGCGGCGCAGTGCGCTGTTGAACGGACTCGAAGCGCGGCTTGACCTATGCGAAGATTTGCGCGCCAAGCTTGACAAGGCCCTGGTCGATGAATGCCCGCTGGTGTCGAACGAAGGGGGAATCATCCAGCCTGGCTATCATACCGAGCTGGACAATCTGCGCGATCTGGCCAGTGGCGGCAAGCAGTGGATCGCCCAGTATCAGACTGACGAAGCGGCCCGCACCGGTATTCCCAGCCTGAAGGTCGGCTTCAACTCGGTCTTTGGCTACTTCCTCGAAGTCACGCACACGCATCGGGACAAGGTGCCGGCCCATTATCACCGCAAGCAGACGGTGAAGAACGCCGAGCGGTACATCACGCCCGAGTTGAAGGAATACGAAGAGCGGGTGCTGAAAGCCGACGAGCAGGCGCGCGGGCTGGAACAGTCGCTGTTCTTCGAGCTGCGCAACGAGGTGGCGAGCGCGGCGCGGCGGTTGCGCGCGACGGCCGATGTGTTGGCCCATGTCGACGTGCTGGCTGGCTTGGCGCAATTGGCGCGCGAGCGGAACTATTGCCGGCCCAAGCTGGTCGAGGAATCGGTGCTCGAACTGGTCGGCAGCCGGCATCCGGTGCTCGACGCGCTGAGGCCCGACGGCACGATCGTTCCCAACGACATTCGGGCCGACGCTGAACATGGCACGATGCTCCTGATCACCGGCCCGAACATGGCCGGCAAAAGCACCTACATTCGCCAAGCGGCGCTGCTGGTGCTGATGGCCCAGATCGGCAGCTTTGTTCCGGCCGAGTCGGCCACCGTCGGAATCGCCGACCGGATATTCGCGCGCGTCGGCGCGAGCGACGAACTGGCCCGCGGCCAAAGCACGTTCATGGTCGAAATGATCGAGACGTCGCGGATCTTGAACACCGCGACGCCGCGCAGCCTGGTGATCCTCGACGAAATCGGGCGCGGCACGAGCACCTATGACGGCGTATCGTTGGCCTGGGCGATTGTCGAATACCTGCACGACCAGATCGGCTGCCGGACGCTGTTTGCCACGCACTACCATGAATTGACCGACCTGCAGACGACACTCCCCCGATTGCGAAATCTGAACGTGGCGGTTCGCGAATGGAAAGACGAGTTGGTCTTCCTGCACAAGATCGTCGAAGGGGCGGCCGACAAAAGCTACGGCATTCACGTGGCGCGCTTGGCCGGGGTGCCGCGCGAAGTATTGACCCGCGCTCGCAAGATTCTCGGTCAACTCGAACAGGACCATCTCGACGAGCAAGGGCGTCCCAAGTGGACCAAGGCGAAACCGGCGGCCGGTGGGCAAATGCAACTGACGCTATTCGGCCCTCCGGAACACCCCGTGGCCGATGAGCTGGCCCAGTTGGATGTCGACCAGTTGACACCGTTGGCGGCATTGACGTTGATGGCCGAGTGGAAGCGTCGCTTCGACCGAACCGGTAACGAGGAAGCGTCGCCCCATCCCCGCTAA